CCAGATAGGGAGAGTTGAACGTGGTGCGTTCGCCGGATTCCTTGCCGGGCACCGGAAAGAGGCGCGCGGACAGCGGCTTTCGCAGGCGTACGGCCATGGCTGCCACATCGGTCAGGAGTCCCGCGATCTCGTCCTCGGTGGTGTCCCCGGGCAGCGGAATGGTGTCGAGCCCGGTGCCGCACACCGCCGAATAGGCGAGCAGCTGCTGGGCGTTGACCGTCCCCTCGTGCCAGCGCTGTGCGAGCCGGGTGTCTTCGAGCACCGGCAGCATCACCCCGTTGTAGCCGCAGGTGGGCAGGCCCGTGCTCCGTATCGCCTCGGTGAGTGCCGCGGTGACGGCGAGGGTCCCGGGTCCGCCCACGGGTCCGGTGAGGCAGGACTCCATGGCCGCGGCGATGCTGTCGTCGCCCGCGGGTGCCGGAGACAGGTCGATCCCGCCGAATGCCGGGCCCAGTTCCTTGCCGGTCCGCTCCGCGATCTCCGCCACGGGCGCCGCGTGTTCGATCAGTGCCTGCCTGACCCGTCGTGTGATGGCCGCGGGGTCGAGACGCCCGACCTCCCGCATGGCCTGCGCGACAATTCCCGCACCCTGCAGGCCGATCGCGAGGGAATCCGGCCCACTGTGATGGGCGGCGGGAAAGAAAGGCCCGCCGGGATCCACGCAGGCCACCATGGCGAAGCGGAAGTTCCCGAGTCCTTGCGCCGTTCCTTCGGCGAGCCGCCGGATGATACGCGCCACCGGCGCAGCAGCCTCGGAGCGCACCCCGTGCTGCCGCGTCCCCGTCTGGACGGTGCAGCTCAGGGACTCTGCCCCGATCAGCAGATCCCCGATCACATCGAGCGTGCCCAGCGGGAATTCGGGGTCGGCCGCATCCGCGGGCCCCAGCGAGCAGTAGCCGATTCCCGCGTCATCGAGAACGGTCTGCAGTTCATGCGCGTAGGAGACGATTTCCGACGGCTTTCGGCCGGCGAGGTCACCGAAGACGGACCGGGTGGACAGCCTTACGGTCTGCACCTCGTATCCGGCCGCACGGCAGGCCGATTCCGCACGCCTGGCGAGCAGGGCCTTCTCTTCGACGACCGCAGGGGATATCGGGTGCGGTGCGGCGACTCCGAGGGTGACGGTGCGGATCAATGGTTTGTACATGTCTTACGCCCCTTCGCAGTTCACACGTCTGAATGAACGTGGGCCCGGGCTGCCCGGAGCCGGTCGCTCCGCCTGCCAGGATCGCGGCACCGGGATGCTGTTCCCGGGCTGAACCGGCCTGACAGGGAGATGCGGAACATGAGCGGTACCAGGTCGCACGAGCGGGCCGTCGAGCCCGAGGACCTCAGCCGTTTCGTGGTGGAGAGACTCAACTCGGGCGATGTCGAGGGCCTTGTGGCGCTGTACGAGCCCGACGCGGTGCTGGCCCTCCCCGACGGCAAGGTCGCCACGGGTGAGGGAGAGATCCGCCAGGCGTACCAACAATTCACCGCCGACAGGCCCGTGTTCAAGCACGGCGAGCAGCAACCTACGCTGCATCACGGCGATCTGGCCCTCACATCGGTGCACCTGGCCGACGGAAGCGACGCCACGGTCGAAGTGGCCCGCCGCCAGCCGGACGGCACCTGGCTGTGGGTGATCGACCGCCCGCGCGTCCTCGGCTGACGCTCAGGAGTCGCGCTCTCCGTGGCGGCGAGGGGTCACTGCACCCCGTGCGGCCGGAACTGGATGCTGATGCGTCCTCCCGCGGCCTTCGCGGTCTTGGGGACGGCGTGCTCCCAGGTCCGCTGGCAGGAGCCGCCCATCACGATCAGGTCGCCGTGTCCGAGCGGCCGCCTGACGACATCGCCGCCGCGGCGGGGCCGCAGCAGCAGGTCGCGGGGGGCTCCCACGGAGAGGATGGCGACCATCGTGTCCTCGCGGGCCCCGCGGCCGATGCGGTCGCCGTGCCAGGCCACGCTGTCGCGCCCGTCGCGGTAATGGCACAGGCCGGCTGTGGTGAACGGTTCGCCGAGCTCGGCGGCGTAGTGCGCGCAGAGTGCCTGCCGCGCCTCGTCCAGGACAGGGTGCGGCAGCGGTTCGCCCGCGCGGTAGAAGGCGAGCAGGCGCGGGACGTCCACGAACCGCTCGTACATCTGCCGTCGCTCGGCCTTCCAGGGAACGTCCGTGGCCAGCTGTTCGAACAGGGCGTCGGCGCCGCTCAGCCAGCCCGGCAGGAGGTCGATCCAGGCGCCGTCGCCGAGTGCGGTCCTGCGGAGCCCGTCCAGCGGGCGCAGGCGCGCCTCGTCGCCCTGATCGAACAGGGACGGCTGGAGCTGGTGCGATGCCATGTCTTCAGCGTACCCCACATTCGAACACATGCGCTATTCGAAAGCCGCGCGAGCACCCCTGCCGTCGCGCCGCCCGCTGATCCGCCGCCCCGGCGAAAGGCCCGCATATCGTCTAAATTGGGGCCAGTGGGGTTGCGGCGATCCGTGGTCACGCCGGACTTGCGGGACCGCGTCCAGCACGGCCGCACGTGCACTGAGACAGCGTGGCCCGGTCCGGCCGGACCACGGGGACGGATACCCATGACCGAAGGACAGAAGGGTCCAGAGGACCAAGGTCCGGACCCCCTCGGAGACTTCCTCTCGCACTTTCTCGGCACCGGACCGGGCGGGGAGCCGCCCGACCCGCGGCGTGTCGACTACAGCCGTCTGCTGAGCGGCCCCGCACGGCAGCTCGTCACCGTCGCGGCGTCCTACGCCGCCCGGCACGGGAGCACCGACCTCGACACGGAACACCTTCTGCGGGCCGCGCTCTCCACCGAGCCGACCCGTCGCATGGTCTCGCGGGCGGGCGCCGATCCCGACACGCTCGCCGCCGAGATAGACCGGCAGGCCGGGGAGGGGCCGCCCCGCAGCTTCATCTCCGTCACCCCGGCGGTGAAGCGCGCTCTGCTCGACGCCCATGAGATCGCGCTCTCCACCGGCTCCACCTACATCGGCCCGGAACACGTACTGGTGGCACTCGCCGCCAACCGCGACTCCACAGCGGGGCAGATGCTCCACGACGCGCACTTCTCGCCGCCGACCGGAACCCTGGACCGTCTGCCACCTGCGCCGGGCACCACCGGTCAGCGCCCCGGCCCCGGCGAGCGGAACACCCCCAATCTGGACAAGTTCGGCCGCGACCTCACCGACCTGGCCCGGGAAGGCCGTATCGACCCGGTCATCGGCCGTGACGAGGAGATCGAGCAGACCATCGAGGTCCTCGCCCGCCGGAGCAAGAACAACCCCGTCATGATCGGCGAAGCCGGAGTGGGCAAGACCGCCATCGTCGAGGGGCTCGCCCAGCGCATCGCGGACAGCGACGTGCCGGGCATCCTGCTCGGCCGGCGTGTCATCCAGCTCGACCTCTCAGGAGTCGTTGCCGGTACCCGCTTCCGCGGGGACTTCGAGGAGCGGCTCACCGGCCTCATCGACGAGATCCGCGCCCACTCGGGCGAGCTGATCGTCTTCATCGACGAACTGCACACCGTCGTCGGGGCGGGCGGTGGCTCCGAGGGCGGCCCGATGGACGCGAGCAATATGCTCAAGCCCGCCCTCGCGCGCGGCGAACTCCATGTCGTGGGGGCCAGCACGCTGGAGGAGTACCGCCGCTACATCGAGAAGGACGCCGCGCTCGCCCGCCGCTTCCAGCCGGTCATGGTGCCCGAGCCCAGCACGGCGGACGCCGTCGAGATCCTGCGGGGTCTCCAGGACCGCTACGAAGCCCATCACCAGGTCCGCTACACCGACGAGGCCCTGCTCGCCGCCGTCGAACTGTCCGACCGCTACCTCACCGACCGCTACCTGCCCGACAAGGCGATCGACCTCATGGACCAGGCCGGCGCTCGGGTCCGGCTGCGCTCCTGCACCCGCGGCAGCAGCATCCGCACCCTGGAACGCGAAGTGGAGCAGCTCACCCGGGACAAGGACCAGGCCGTCGCCGCCGAGGAGTACGAGCGGGCGACCGAGTTGCGCGACCGGCTCGCCGGACTCGAAGAGCGGATCGGCAAGGGACAGGACGGGAAGCAGCCGCGCACCCATGTCGCCGAGGTCACCGTCGAGGACATCGCCGACGTCGTGTCCCGCCAGACCGGAATTCCCGTCAGCAGCCTCACCCAGGAGGAGCGGGACCGGCTGCTGGGCCTGGAGGAGCATCTGCACCAGCGCGTCATCGGCCAGGACGAAGCGGTGACCGCCGTCGCCGACGCCGTCCTGCGCTCGCGGGCCGGTCTGGCCGACCCCGACCGCCCGATCGGCAGCTTCCTCTTCCTCGGCCCCACCGGCGTCGGCAAGACCGAACTCGCCCGCGCGCTCGCGGAGGCGCTCTTCGGGAGCGAGGACCGGATGATCCGCCTCGACATGAGCGAGTACCAGGAGCGGCACACGGTCAGCCGGCTGGTCGGCGCTCCCCCCGGGTACGTCGGCCACGAGGAGGCCGGACAGTTCACCGAGGCGGTGCGCAGGAACCCCTACTCGCTGCTGCTCCTGGACGAGGTCGAGAAGGCGCATCCCGATGTCTTCAACATCCTGCTGCAGGTACTCGACGACGGACGGCTCACCGACGCCCAGGGCCGCACGATCGATTTCAAGAACACCGTCATCGTCTTGACGAGCAACCTCGGTTCGCAGGCCATCACCGGCCGCGGCGGCGCGATGGGCTTCGGCCCCGGCGACACGGACACCGACGAGCAGGCCCGCCGCGAGCGGGTGCTGCGCCCGTTGCGCGAACACTTCCGGCCGGAGTTCCTCAACCGCATCGACGAGATCGTGATCTTCCGTCAACTCGCCGACCAGCAGCTGCGGCAGATCACCGGCATGCTGCTGGACGACTCCAGGCGCCGGCTCCGCGCGCAGGGGGTCGACATCGACGTCACCCCGGCCGCCGTCGACTGGCTCACCCAGCGCGGCTATCAGCCCGAATACGGCGCCCGCCCCTTGCGCCGTACGATCCAGCGCGAGGTCGACAACCGGCTCTCCCGCATGCTGTTGGACGGCAACCTGCGGCCCCACAGCCGCCTGCGGATCGATGTCGCCGACGGCGAGCTGACCATCCGCAACGAGGAAGAACCACTCCCGGCGAACTGACCCGCACAGCTCGCCGTGACCACCGCCGCACGGCACATGAGCCGACGGATCCGCGCGTCCCGTTCGACGCGTCGCTTCCCCGATCCCACCTGCTCGATCGATACTGGATGTCCTCGGACCGGCACGCTTCGTAGGAGATTCCGTTGAGGATGCTGATCAACGTTCCCGAAACCGTGGTCGCGGACGCGCTGCGCGGGCTGGCCGCCGCTCACCCGGAACTGACCGTGGATGTCGAGAACCGTGTCGTCGTACGGCGTGACGCACCGGTGGCCGGGAAGGTGGGGATCGTCTCCGGCGGCGGGTCCGGACACGAGCCGTTGCACTCGGGGTTCGTCGGGCCGGGGATGCTCTCCGCGGCCTGCCCGGGAGAGGTGTTCACCTCGCCCGTGCCGGATCAGGTGCTGCGGGCCGCCGCGGCGGTCGACAGCGGGGCGGGGGTGTTGTTCGTCGTCAAGAACTACACCGGGGACGTGCTGAACTTCGAGATGGCCGCCGAACTGGCTGAGGAGGAGGGCCTGCAGGTCACGCAGGTGCTCGTCAACGACGACGTGGCGGTGACCGACAGTCTGTTCACGGCGGGGCGGCGGGGCACTGGCGCGACCCTGTTCGTCGAGAAGATCGCCGGGGCGGCGGCCGACGAGGGTGCACCGCTGGAGCGGGTGGCGGCCGTCGCCCGGCAGGTGAACGAGTCGTCGCGGAGTTTCGGGGTGGCGCTCAGTTCCGTCACCACACCCGCCAAGGGCTCGCCCACGTTCGATCTGCCGCCGGGCGAACTGGAGCTGGGCATCGGGATCCACGGCGAGCCGGGGCGCGAGCGGCGGCCGATGATGACGTCCCGCGAGATCGCGGACTTCGCGGTGGACGCGGTGCTGGAGGACCTGCGGCCGCGCGGACCCGTGATCGTGCTGGTCAACGGGATGGGCGCGACGCCGCTGCTGGAGCTGTACGGGTTCAATGCCGAGGTGCAGCGGGTGCTGTCCGAGCGGGACGTGGTGGCGGCTCGTACGCTCGTGGGGAACTATGTGACCTCGCTCGACATGGCGGGCTGCTCGGTGACGCTCTGCCAGGTGGACGAGGAGCTGCTGCGCCTCTGGGACGCGCCGGTTCACACGCCCGCGCTGCGCTGGGGCCGCTGACCATCCGGACAAGGAGATCATGTGCTCGACGCCGACTTCTTCCACCGCTGGATGACCGCGGCCGCGGCTTCCGTGGACCGCGAGGCGGGCCACCTCACCGAACTCGACGCGGCGATCGGGGACGCCGATCACGGCAGCAATCTGCAGCGCGGATTCGCCGCGGTGAGAGCGGCTCTGGACAAGGAGCCGCCGCGAACGCCGGGGGCCGTACTGATGCTCGCCGGACGGCAGTTGATCGCGACGGTCGGCGGAGCCTCGGGCCCGCTGTACGGGACGCTGCTGCGACGTACCGGCAAGGCTCTGGGCGACGCCCCGCGGGCGTCGCGGCAGCAGCTGACGGAGGCGCTCGCAGTGGGCGTCGCGGCCGTGGCCCAGATGGGCGGGGCGCAGGCCGGGGACAAGACGATGCTGGATGCGCTGCTGCCTGCCGTCGCGGCGCTCGGGACCTCGTTCGGGGCGGCCCGGGAGGCCGCGGAGGCGGGGGCGCTGGCGACGGTGCCCCTCCAGGCCCGCAAGGGCAGGGCGAGTTATCTCGGTGAGCGCAGCATCGGACATCAGGATCCGGGGGCGACGTCCTCCGCCCTGCTGATCGCCGCGCTGGCCGAGACCGACGGTGCGCGTGGGGGAGACGAGTGAGCGACGGAAAGCAGGTCGGGATCGTGCTGGTCTCGCACAGCGGCCCGGTGGCCGAGTCCGTCGCCGAGCTGGCCAGGGGGCTTGCGGCGGGTGGCGCGACCGCTCCGGTGGCCGCCGCGGGAGGCACGCCCGCGGGAGGTCTCGGGACCAGTGCGCGGCTGATCGCCGAGGCCGCCAGGTCGGTGGACGACGGTGCGGGGGTGGCGTTACTCGCCGACCTGGGCAGCGCGGTGCTCACGGTCAAGACGATGCTGGCCGAGGGGGACGAACTGCCGGACGGTTCGCGGCTGGTGGACGCGCCGTTCCTGGAGGGTGCGGTGGCCGCCGTGGTCGCCGCGTCGGTGGGCGGCGACATCGCGGCGGTGGTGGCAGCGGCGTCGGAGGCGTACACGTACCACAAGGTTTAGCGGGTGGCACACGACACCCGGTGGGGCCCGTCCGGCCGTGAGCGCCGGGCGGGCCCCCGGTCCGTCAGGCCGCCGACGCGGCTGCGTCTGCCGGGGCGGTTGCGGCTGCGCCGATCCTGATCTGCACCTCCTGCGTCGTGCCGTTGACCGTCACGGCCAGCGTGATCGTGCCGGGGCGGAGCGCGGTGAGGGTGCCGGTCCTCGGGTCGAGGGCCGCGGTGTGGCGGTGACGGGCATCGTCCCGGTCACCGATGTGGACGTTCGGGGACGCGGTCCAGTCCGCGGCCAGCGGGAAGCCGACCGGGACGCTTCGCGCGCCCTGGGTGACGGTCGCCGTGACCTCCGTACGGCTTCCGGCGCCGAGCACCGGGGGTGCGTCGATCTCCAGCGCGTCGACATGGGCCCGGGTCTGTACGGAGACCCAGTCGGGCCCGCCCTGCCACGGCCGCTGCCGCGCGGCGGCCTGTTCGCCGGAGGTGATGCGGTCGGCGCCGACCAGCGACCAGCCGGTGAAGCCGCCCTCGTCCGCCGGTCCTGCCGGTGCCTTGCCGGAGTTGCCGTTGACCAGATACGGCACCCCGTCGACGTGCGAGGCGTGGAAGACACCGACGTGGCTGCCGATGAAGGCCGCGCCCTTGCCCGTCGTACGGCGGAAGTCGGCGAGCCACTGTTCGACGAGCGCCGCTTCCTTGCGGTCGCCGAGCTGGCTGCCCTTCTGTACGGTCGGATCGCGCGGCGGCACGTGCTCGATCAGCATGACCGAGTCGACGGTCCGGTCCTTCGCCGCCGCGTCCAGCTGGGCGCGCAGCTGCTCGATCTGGTCGAAGCCCCCGCCGCGCAGGCTGAGGCCGGAGGTGTCGAGCGTGATGAGGCGGGTGCCCTTGTGGTCGAACGTCCGCTGGGCGGGCCCGAATTCGGTGACGAAGTTGTCGATCTTTCCGCCCATCACCTCGTGGTTGCCCGGTACGTAGTACCAGGGCAGACAGTCGCCGAGCTCCTCGGTGAGGACCTGGCGGGCGAAGGCGAGGTCCGCGGGTGATCCCTCGTCGACGAGGTCACCGTTGACGACCAGGAAGTCGGGGTGCGCCGCCTTGATCTCGCGCAGGGTGCGCCGGGCCTGGGCGACGATCGCGCTGTCGGGGTCGCGGGCGACGAACTGGGCGTCGGACATCACCGCGAACTGCCAGTCCCTGCGCTCGGTGACGGCCGCCGGGTCGATCAACGGGTCTGCGGTGGCCGCCTGTTCGGGCAGGTCGACGGTGGGCGGCACCTGGGCGGTGAGGTCGTCGATGACGATCTCACCGGTGTACTGCTGGGCGGCCGCCGTCTCGGCGAGATAGAAGCGGAACACGCTGAGCGGCATGGCCGCGCCCGGCGGTACGGCGAAGGTGACCTGCCGCCAGCCGGTCCAGGTGACGTACGGTCCGCGGAGCAACTGGTCGGAGCCCGCGGCGTCCTTGAGGTGCAGGGTCGGCCAGGCGCCCTTGCCGTCGCCCTTGATCCAGAGCTTGAACGACTGGGGCTGGCCGGGCACGGCGACCGGCTGGGGCGGCGCGGCGTAGGCGGCGCGCGTCGCGGTCGACTGGGTGAAGTCGTAGGTGAGTTTCAGTCCGGTACCGGTGTGGCCGTCGGGGGTGGCGGCGAGTGAGCCGCTCGCCCGGGCCTGGCTGAACTTCCAGGATCCGGCGTCGTCGAAGGAGGAGACGGCCTGCTCGGTGAGGCCGACGCTGACGGTGAGGGCGGTGGTGGTGCCCGCGACGGTCGCCTTGATCTGTCCGGCGCCGCTGCCGGTGCGTGAGATGACGGTGAAGTTGCCCTGGCTGTCGTCGCGGATGTCGAAGAGGGCGTGGTCGTAGTCGAGGGTGACGTCGCGCGGTTCGACGGGGGCGCTGGTGCCGTGCGCGTCGAGTCCGACGATGCCGAAGGTGCCGATGGCTTCGGCATCGGCGAGGCCCACCCGCCGGGTGGTCGGCTCGATCCGGGCGAGCTTGTCGAGGACGGTCAGGGTGGTGCTGCCATGGGCCCGTCCGTGTTCGGCGCGTACGTCGGTGGTGCCGCTGCGGCGTGCGGTGAAGAGACCGTTTCCGTCGACCGTACCGACGGCGCCGCGGACCATACGCCAGTGCGGGGTTCCGTCGGCGGGGCCGTACGTCTCGTCGTATCCGGTCGCGGTGAGGCGGCGGGTGAGTCCGGGGAAGACCCGGTCGGGGTGGCCGCCCCTGACGGGGTCGACGCCCGGTGCAAAACCCGCGGGCGTGCGGGGCTGGACCCAGAAGCCCTTGAGGCGGCCGCTGCCGTCGGGGGCGGTGAGGGCGAGACCGTTGGGGACGGTGCGTTCGGTGCCGTCGGACGGGCTGTTCTCCACCCGGAGTGCGTCGCTGCCGGGCTCGCGTGCGACGAGCGTCGAGGAGCCGCCGCCGTCCAGGTTGAGTGCGCTGTACGAGCCGGCGCGCCGCATCATCTGCCCGAGTTCGGTGAGGGTGACGCCGCCGCTGTCGGCCTGCCTCCCGTCGACGGTGAGGATCTGCATGGTCCGGCCGTCCTCGGAGAAGCCGACGGCGGTGCGGGGAGCCGCGGTGTTGTTGCCCTCGCCGTCGTGGTTCTGCGCGACTCCGTCGACGACGAGGAGCTCGCGGCCGCCGACCGCGGTGCGCGGTACGGCGCCGCTGTCGGTGCGTGCCCGGTAGGCCAGGGACACCGGGTCGCCGGGCCTCAGGGCGTCGAGTGCGGCGGCTCCGGCCTCACGGCCGACCAGGACGGTGGCGTCGTCGGGGAGGGGCCCCGATCCGGGGGTGTCCGAGACGGAGACGACCCTGCCGTCCCGAACGACCGCCTCGGCGACCGGAGTCGCGTTGTCCACGGTCAGGGCCCGGTCGGCGGCTCCCCACGCGGAGGTGTACGCGCCGACTCCCCCGGCCGGCACATTTGCGGCGTTGTACGCGGCGAGCGGCCGCGTCCCGGCGGGCAGGGTGAGCGTCCCCTCGAAGTACAGGTTCAGGATGCGGCCCGCACTGTCGGGGCCGATGCCGACGGCCCGGTTGACTCCTGGGGCGGGCGACTGGACGGTGGCCCCGTCCTTGATGCCGATGCCCTCCGGCGCACCCGTCTGGTTGATGTCGAAGAAGTCGGCGTTGATCGCGGCGACGGTGCGGCGGCCGGGGCCCGCGTCGTGTCCGGCGGCGAGTTCGGAGACCGTGCGCCGGTCGGAGACCTTGCCGGAGGAGAGGTAGTCAGCGCGTACGCCGGTGTCGTCGAGGTCGACGGAGAGGGAGTCGACCCGCAGCCACTTGTCGGATTCGAGCCGGTCGTAGGAGTCGAGGCGGACGCCGGGGGCGATCGGGCGCGCCGTACGTGCGGTCTCGATGCCGTCGCCGTCCACGACGGACCGGGGCTCCCCCGCCGGGTTGCTCGCAGGCGGCGGGGCGACCGGCCGGAGGACTTCGGCGGTGCTGCGGGGACGGGGGTCGGGGGTCGGACCGGCGAGGGCGGGAGAGATCGCGCCGACCGTCATCGCGGACACCGTCGCCAGCAGCACGAACGGTCGCGCGACCGACCCGTACCGTCGCGCCTCCCCGCCGCGCGGCCCGGATGTCCTGCCGACTATGCCAAGGGCCACAAATCCTCCTGGAATCGCGATGGTTGCGCGGCCGGCCCGCGGGCAGAAAGCGCTGTCGGCGGACAGCATGGCCGCACGCACAGCCGCGCACCAGGGGGCATCGTGAACCTCAGGGGAAACAGGGCGCGTCGACTCGATGACGGCAGTGATCAGCGGGAAAGGGGTGTCGTCCGTGGCGGCGCGCCCGTACGGGACGCAGACTTGACGGCATGCCGTCCCAGAAGCGCGCCACGCGCAGTGCGGGTCTTC
This sequence is a window from Streptomyces sp. NBC_01217. Protein-coding genes within it:
- a CDS encoding DUF711 family protein produces the protein MYKPLIRTVTLGVAAPHPISPAVVEEKALLARRAESACRAAGYEVQTVRLSTRSVFGDLAGRKPSEIVSYAHELQTVLDDAGIGYCSLGPADAADPEFPLGTLDVIGDLLIGAESLSCTVQTGTRQHGVRSEAAAPVARIIRRLAEGTAQGLGNFRFAMVACVDPGGPFFPAAHHSGPDSLAIGLQGAGIVAQAMREVGRLDPAAITRRVRQALIEHAAPVAEIAERTGKELGPAFGGIDLSPAPAGDDSIAAAMESCLTGPVGGPGTLAVTAALTEAIRSTGLPTCGYNGVMLPVLEDTRLAQRWHEGTVNAQQLLAYSAVCGTGLDTIPLPGDTTEDEIAGLLTDVAAMAVRLRKPLSARLFPVPGKESGERTTFNSPYLVNTSVKR
- a CDS encoding YybH family protein, producing MSGTRSHERAVEPEDLSRFVVERLNSGDVEGLVALYEPDAVLALPDGKVATGEGEIRQAYQQFTADRPVFKHGEQQPTLHHGDLALTSVHLADGSDATVEVARRQPDGTWLWVIDRPRVLG
- a CDS encoding alpha-ketoglutarate-dependent dioxygenase AlkB, whose protein sequence is MASHQLQPSLFDQGDEARLRPLDGLRRTALGDGAWIDLLPGWLSGADALFEQLATDVPWKAERRQMYERFVDVPRLLAFYRAGEPLPHPVLDEARQALCAHYAAELGEPFTTAGLCHYRDGRDSVAWHGDRIGRGAREDTMVAILSVGAPRDLLLRPRRGGDVVRRPLGHGDLIVMGGSCQRTWEHAVPKTAKAAGGRISIQFRPHGVQ
- a CDS encoding ATP-dependent Clp protease ATP-binding subunit encodes the protein MTEGQKGPEDQGPDPLGDFLSHFLGTGPGGEPPDPRRVDYSRLLSGPARQLVTVAASYAARHGSTDLDTEHLLRAALSTEPTRRMVSRAGADPDTLAAEIDRQAGEGPPRSFISVTPAVKRALLDAHEIALSTGSTYIGPEHVLVALAANRDSTAGQMLHDAHFSPPTGTLDRLPPAPGTTGQRPGPGERNTPNLDKFGRDLTDLAREGRIDPVIGRDEEIEQTIEVLARRSKNNPVMIGEAGVGKTAIVEGLAQRIADSDVPGILLGRRVIQLDLSGVVAGTRFRGDFEERLTGLIDEIRAHSGELIVFIDELHTVVGAGGGSEGGPMDASNMLKPALARGELHVVGASTLEEYRRYIEKDAALARRFQPVMVPEPSTADAVEILRGLQDRYEAHHQVRYTDEALLAAVELSDRYLTDRYLPDKAIDLMDQAGARVRLRSCTRGSSIRTLEREVEQLTRDKDQAVAAEEYERATELRDRLAGLEERIGKGQDGKQPRTHVAEVTVEDIADVVSRQTGIPVSSLTQEERDRLLGLEEHLHQRVIGQDEAVTAVADAVLRSRAGLADPDRPIGSFLFLGPTGVGKTELARALAEALFGSEDRMIRLDMSEYQERHTVSRLVGAPPGYVGHEEAGQFTEAVRRNPYSLLLLDEVEKAHPDVFNILLQVLDDGRLTDAQGRTIDFKNTVIVLTSNLGSQAITGRGGAMGFGPGDTDTDEQARRERVLRPLREHFRPEFLNRIDEIVIFRQLADQQLRQITGMLLDDSRRRLRAQGVDIDVTPAAVDWLTQRGYQPEYGARPLRRTIQREVDNRLSRMLLDGNLRPHSRLRIDVADGELTIRNEEEPLPAN
- the dhaK gene encoding dihydroxyacetone kinase subunit DhaK — encoded protein: MLINVPETVVADALRGLAAAHPELTVDVENRVVVRRDAPVAGKVGIVSGGGSGHEPLHSGFVGPGMLSAACPGEVFTSPVPDQVLRAAAAVDSGAGVLFVVKNYTGDVLNFEMAAELAEEEGLQVTQVLVNDDVAVTDSLFTAGRRGTGATLFVEKIAGAAADEGAPLERVAAVARQVNESSRSFGVALSSVTTPAKGSPTFDLPPGELELGIGIHGEPGRERRPMMTSREIADFAVDAVLEDLRPRGPVIVLVNGMGATPLLELYGFNAEVQRVLSERDVVAARTLVGNYVTSLDMAGCSVTLCQVDEELLRLWDAPVHTPALRWGR
- the dhaL gene encoding dihydroxyacetone kinase subunit DhaL yields the protein MLDADFFHRWMTAAAASVDREAGHLTELDAAIGDADHGSNLQRGFAAVRAALDKEPPRTPGAVLMLAGRQLIATVGGASGPLYGTLLRRTGKALGDAPRASRQQLTEALAVGVAAVAQMGGAQAGDKTMLDALLPAVAALGTSFGAAREAAEAGALATVPLQARKGRASYLGERSIGHQDPGATSSALLIAALAETDGARGGDE
- a CDS encoding PTS-dependent dihydroxyacetone kinase phosphotransferase subunit DhaM; this encodes MSDGKQVGIVLVSHSGPVAESVAELARGLAAGGATAPVAAAGGTPAGGLGTSARLIAEAARSVDDGAGVALLADLGSAVLTVKTMLAEGDELPDGSRLVDAPFLEGAVAAVVAASVGGDIAAVVAAASEAYTYHKV
- a CDS encoding phosphodiester glycosidase family protein → MTVGAISPALAGPTPDPRPRSTAEVLRPVAPPPASNPAGEPRSVVDGDGIETARTARPIAPGVRLDSYDRLESDKWLRVDSLSVDLDDTGVRADYLSSGKVSDRRTVSELAAGHDAGPGRRTVAAINADFFDINQTGAPEGIGIKDGATVQSPAPGVNRAVGIGPDSAGRILNLYFEGTLTLPAGTRPLAAYNAANVPAGGVGAYTSAWGAADRALTVDNATPVAEAVVRDGRVVSVSDTPGSGPLPDDATVLVGREAGAAALDALRPGDPVSLAYRARTDSGAVPRTAVGGRELLVVDGVAQNHDGEGNNTAAPRTAVGFSEDGRTMQILTVDGRQADSGGVTLTELGQMMRRAGSYSALNLDGGGSSTLVAREPGSDALRVENSPSDGTERTVPNGLALTAPDGSGRLKGFWVQPRTPAGFAPGVDPVRGGHPDRVFPGLTRRLTATGYDETYGPADGTPHWRMVRGAVGTVDGNGLFTARRSGTTDVRAEHGRAHGSTTLTVLDKLARIEPTTRRVGLADAEAIGTFGIVGLDAHGTSAPVEPRDVTLDYDHALFDIRDDSQGNFTVISRTGSGAGQIKATVAGTTTALTVSVGLTEQAVSSFDDAGSWKFSQARASGSLAATPDGHTGTGLKLTYDFTQSTATRAAYAAPPQPVAVPGQPQSFKLWIKGDGKGAWPTLHLKDAAGSDQLLRGPYVTWTGWRQVTFAVPPGAAMPLSVFRFYLAETAAAQQYTGEIVIDDLTAQVPPTVDLPEQAATADPLIDPAAVTERRDWQFAVMSDAQFVARDPDSAIVAQARRTLREIKAAHPDFLVVNGDLVDEGSPADLAFARQVLTEELGDCLPWYYVPGNHEVMGGKIDNFVTEFGPAQRTFDHKGTRLITLDTSGLSLRGGGFDQIEQLRAQLDAAAKDRTVDSVMLIEHVPPRDPTVQKGSQLGDRKEAALVEQWLADFRRTTGKGAAFIGSHVGVFHASHVDGVPYLVNGNSGKAPAGPADEGGFTGWSLVGADRITSGEQAAARQRPWQGGPDWVSVQTRAHVDALEIDAPPVLGAGSRTEVTATVTQGARSVPVGFPLAADWTASPNVHIGDRDDARHRHTAALDPRTGTLTALRPGTITLAVTVNGTTQEVQIRIGAAATAPADAAASAA